In Dehalococcoidia bacterium, the genomic stretch GCCGGTGGCCGAAGGCTCCGTGGGTGCCGGCACGGGGGCAACGGTGGGCAAAATCCTGGGCATGGCCCGCGCCACCAAGGGAGGCATTGGCACCGCCAGCCTGCACCTGGGGCAGGGCATTGTTGTTGCCGCTTTGGTCGCCGTCAACGCCGTGGGGGATGTGGTGGACCCCCACACAGGGCGCATCCTGGCCGGCCCCCGCCGGGAGGACGGGAAGGGCTTCCACAGCACGGTAGAGTTGCTCCTGCAGGGGGTTGTCCCCCCCCGTTCCCCCCAGACCAACACCACTATCGGCATCGTGGCCACCAACGCCCGCCTCACCAAGGAGCAGGTAAATAAACTGGCTGTCTACGCTCAGGACGGGCTGGCCTTGGCCATTCGCCCCTGCCACACCATGCGGGACGGGGACTGCATGTTCGCCCTGGCGACGGGGGAGGCGACGGCGAGTATAGACTTAGACCGTCTGGGGGTGGGGGCGGTGCAGGTGGTGGCCGAGGCGGTGGTGCGGGCAGTGCTGAAGGCCACACCCCTGGCAGGTATACCCGCAGCGCGGGAGGTGCTCCCCGACCTTCCGCAGGTGTAGACTGCATTGGAGGCCTCTATGCACATCCTCTTGACCAACGACGACGGCATCCACGCCCCCGGCCTCTGGGAGGCGGCCAAAGCCTTACGCCCCCTGGGGCGGGTCATTGTGTGCGCCCCCGACCGGGAGCAAAGCGGAGTGGGCGGATCCATGACCCTCCAGTTGCCGGTGCGCCTCACCACCTTCCCCTCCCTGGTGGAGGGGGTAGAGGCCTACACCGTGGAGGGCACCCCCGCCGATGCGGTGGTTGTCGCCATGGAGGTGGTGTTGGAGCGCCCCCCCGATTTGGTGGTGTCGGGCATCAACCAGGGGGCCAACCTGGGGGAGGATGTGCTCCTGTCGGGCACGGTGGGTGGGGCGCTCCAGGGGTGGTTTCGGGGTATCCCCTCCATCGCCGTCTCCCTGTGCACCTTGACCAACTTCATCTTTGGTCCCTCGGCCCTGGTGGTGCGCCTGCTGGCCCAGCAAGCGGCCGAAGGGGCTCTACCCCGCCCCATCCTCCTCAATGTGAACCTGCCCAACCTGCCTCTAGAGAAACTGGAGGGGGTGGAGATTACCCGTCTGGGACGGCGCAGTTACGCCGAGGTGGTGCGCCAGGGGGACGACGGACGGCGCAAGTGGTATTGGATCGCCCGCTCCCGCCCGGTGTGGGAGGTAGTGGAGGGGACAGATGTGTGGGCGGTGCGCCACCATCGGGTGAGCATCACGCCCCTGACCACCGACCTGACTCACTACAGCCTTTTGCCATCCCTAGCGGGCCTGGCCAAGGCCCTGGCCGAGGGTATCCGCCCGCCCCGGAACGATACCCCGTGAGGGCGCGTCTTCACCCCTCCCCCACGCCCCCCTCCAGACGGGACAGGTGGCGCTCCAAGGCGTGCATGCGCTGGGCCAGGGCCACGTCCCCTTGCGTGCGTTCGAGGATCGCCCGTGTAGCATCGGTGGTGCGGCGCAACCCCCCCGTCATCCCGTCGGGGAAATCCACCGTGATAAGCAGGGCGTAGATGTCGTCCATCACCTCCAGGAGGGCCTGGCAGCGCTCCATATCCCCTTGGCGGAGGGCGTCCATAACCGCACGGCGCAGTTCCCCCACCGCCTCCCCCAGACCGTTGAGGTAGGGGGCCACCCCCACCTTCAGGTCGGCGAAATGGGGGATGGGCATCCCCGTCAGCACCGCCACCACCACCGACGCCTCGGCGAACTCCTTCTGGGCGTCCTCCACAAAGCCGGCGTAGTAGACATCGGGATGTGCGTGCAAGAGGCCGTCTATCCGCTGGAGGCGCTCCTGGGCCTGGGCGAGATGCCGACGCGCCTCCTCATAGTGCTGGCGATGGGCGGAGCGGATGGCTAGAGCACTTTTCTGCACCACCTCCCGGCAGAGGGTCAAGGCCTGCTCCCGCGCCGTGAAGGTCTGGGACAGCAGGGCGCGGGCTGTGTCCCCGATGGCTTGCAACTGCTGGGCGTAGTCTGTCATGGGGATGCCTGGGCCCGTCGGATAGCTTCCACCAGGTCCCGCGTCGCCTTCTCTGGATCGTCGGCACCACACACGGCGCTGAGCACCGCCACCGCATCGGCCCCCGCCTCGATGACCTGGGCCACATGGGACGCCGTAATGCCCCCGATGGCCACTACCGGGGCCTGCACCGCCTGCTTCACCTTGCGCAGGGTCTCCAGGCCGGCGTAGCGGGTGCGCTCGGGGGCCTTGGAGGTTGTCCCGAAGATGGTGCCCACGGCGATATAGTCGGCCCCCTGCGCCTGGGAGGCCAGGGCCTCCTCCAGAAGGGCATGGGAGCGCCCGATGAGGTGCCCGGGGCGAAGCACCTGGCGGGCGTGGGGCAGGGGCAGGTCGAGTTGCCCAATGTGCAGGCCATCGGCCTCGGCGGCCACGGCAAGGTCGGCGTGGTCGTTGACGATGAGAAGGGCATTGTAGCGGGTGCACAGGGTGCGCACCTGGGCCAAAGTCTGCAGTTGTGTTCCCTTTTCGGTCTGCTTATCCCGCCACTGGAGCACGTGCGCCCCGCCGCGTAAAGCCGATTCGGCGATGTCCAGGGGGTTGCGCCCGCGGCACTGGGCGGGGTCTATGATGACATAGAGCCCCCGCACCCGCTGAGCCAGGGGACGGCGCAGATCAGCCCCCAGGCGGGCCTCGGCGCGGTCCAACACCTTGCGGACGCGTTCGGCCAAGCCGCCGTCCAGCGCCCCCCACTCCTGCAGGAGCCCCAGAGCACGGCGGGCAAGGACGGCCGCCTCTAGGCCCTGGGCGGGCGGGACACGCCACCCCCGCAGGGGGTCGGCCTCCTCCTCATCGGCTCCCGTAGTGCGGAGGGCCTGGCGCAGGGTGCGCACATCGTAGGCCAGGCCGATGGGCTGGGTCACGGCCGCCTCCACCGTGCGCAGGGCGGCGGCCAACGCCTCCCGATAGGCGGGCACCACAGGCTGGGGGCTCACCCGTTCCGTCATCCCTACAGCCCCAGTTCCTTGGGCACCTCGCCCTCGCGGGCGGCCTGAATCTGCTCCTTTACCGACTTAGGCAGTTCCATCCCGTACTCCTTGAACTTCTCCTCCACATAGCGCCCGATGTTGCGGGGGTCTTTGTAGTAGTCCAGGGTGGGGAATTGGGACGGTGGCCCACTCTCCTCGTGGATAGTCTGGATAGACTTGTGGTAAGCGAAAGGGGAGACCATCCGACGCATGTCTTTGCCCCCGCAGTGGGCGCACACCGGCTCCACCTGCTGGAACACCGAACGGGTAAAGAGGGTGGTAACCCGTTGGCACTGGCCACAGCGGTAGTCATACAGGGGCATAGGCGCCTCCTACTCCTCGTCCTCCTCGCCCTCGGTATCCCCCTCGCCCGGCTCCTCCGGCTCCAGCCCCAGTTCCGCCCGCTCCCACTCGTCCAGTTCTGTATCCTCCCCCTCCGTCAAGGCCCCTTTGATCTTCCGCCCCCACTCCTCCATCGCCTCGGGATTGTCCTCATCCGCCTCGTTGAGCATCTCCTCCCCGGGGAAAGATGCATCCAGGCTGGAGCCCCACGAACGGTGCACCGCCACCGGGGAGAACAGGCGCTGGAGGCTGGGGCTACCACAGTGCTCGCAGTGCAGGGACGACGCCTCACTGACAGCCGCAAAGGAGCGGAAGAAGAAGGTGCTCTTACGCTGGCAGTCCCGACAGCGATACTCGTAAATCGGCACGCATCTCACCCCCCGTAGGCATGGTAGCACAGGCGCTTTTTGCTGGCGCTAGGCTCCCCCACCCCATTGCGCAACCGACGCCATCGGTGCACCATGAGGATGGCCCAACACACACCCGCCCAGGAGGCCCCTATGCCCCGCACACCCGTCCCCATTCGTGTGGAGCGCTCCTTCCTGTCCGTCCCCGGCTCCAACTGGGGGATGATCCAAAAGGCGGTGGCCTCCGAGGCCGATGCTGTTTACCTGGACCTGGAGGACGCCGTTGCCCCCAATCAGAAGGAAGCCAGCCGCCCCCTGGTGGTGCGCGCCCTGCGGGAACTGGACTGGGGGCGCAAGGTGCGGTGCGTGCGCATCAACGGCCTGGATACCCCCTGGGCCTACCGCGACCTGGTGGAGGTGGTGGAAAGCGCCGGCGACCGTTTGGACTGCATCGTTCTTCCCAAGACCAATCGCCCCGAGGATGTGGCCTTTGTGGACATCCTCCTGACGCAGATTGAACTGGCCAAAGGCTTCACCCGGCGCATCGGCATAGAGGCCCAGATAGAGACGGCCCAGGGTCTGGCGAACATTCACGCCATCGCCACAGCCAGTGAACGCCTAGAGGCCTTGGTGTTCGGGCCAGGGGATTATGCCGCTTCGGTGCAGATGCCCCTGACGGCCATCGGCGAGCCCGACGAGGCCGATGCTCTGTATCCTGGGCACCGCTGGCACTACGCCATGCATCGCATCGTGGTGGCGGCACGGGCGGCGGGCCTGCGCGCCCTGGACGGCCCCTACGCCGCCCACCGGGACACCGAGGGCTTCCGCAAGGCGTGTCGTATCGCCCGCAGTTTGGGGTTTGATGGCAAGTGGTGCATCCACCCCCTTCAGGTGCCCATCGCCAACGAGGTGTTCTCGCCCCCCCGCCAAGAGATAGAGTGGGCTGTGCGGGTGGTGCAGGAATACGAGCGGGCCACCGCCCAAGGGCAGGGGGCCATCACCATAGACGGGCGTATGATAGATGCCGCCTCGGTGCGCATGGCCCAGGCCACCGTCCAGAAGGCGCGTCTGGCGGGCCTGCTGTAACGGGAAAGGGGCCTTGACAACGGCCCCAGGGGCCAGCCCTACCCTGCAGGTGGAGCCTCGGCAAGGAGGTCCAGGAAAGGAGGAGGCTATGGCCTGCACACCGCGAAGCCAGTGCCCCATCCCCGGCTGCGACTGCGGCGGCCGGCGCACCGGCAGGTAGCCCATCGGCGGGGCATGCGCCCATAGGGCCCAGAGCAGGCGCATGGACGACACAACCCTCTCCCCCGCAGACCTGCGCCGGCTGACGGGCATCAGTCGGAAGGCCCTGCGTCTGTATGAGGCGCGGGGCCTTCTGACCCGCCCCCTGCGCACCCCCCACGGCTGGCGACGCTACCCACCCCAGGTGGTAGAGGAGGTGCGCTTCATCCGCGCCGCCTTGGA encodes the following:
- the thiE gene encoding thiamine phosphate synthase, producing MTERVSPQPVVPAYREALAAALRTVEAAVTQPIGLAYDVRTLRQALRTTGADEEEADPLRGWRVPPAQGLEAAVLARRALGLLQEWGALDGGLAERVRKVLDRAEARLGADLRRPLAQRVRGLYVIIDPAQCRGRNPLDIAESALRGGAHVLQWRDKQTEKGTQLQTLAQVRTLCTRYNALLIVNDHADLAVAAEADGLHIGQLDLPLPHARQVLRPGHLIGRSHALLEEALASQAQGADYIAVGTIFGTTSKAPERTRYAGLETLRKVKQAVQAPVVAIGGITASHVAQVIEAGADAVAVLSAVCGADDPEKATRDLVEAIRRAQASP
- the surE gene encoding 5'/3'-nucleotidase SurE; this translates as MHILLTNDDGIHAPGLWEAAKALRPLGRVIVCAPDREQSGVGGSMTLQLPVRLTTFPSLVEGVEAYTVEGTPADAVVVAMEVVLERPPDLVVSGINQGANLGEDVLLSGTVGGALQGWFRGIPSIAVSLCTLTNFIFGPSALVVRLLAQQAAEGALPRPILLNVNLPNLPLEKLEGVEITRLGRRSYAEVVRQGDDGRRKWYWIARSRPVWEVVEGTDVWAVRHHRVSITPLTTDLTHYSLLPSLAGLAKALAEGIRPPRNDTP
- a CDS encoding haloacid dehalogenase, with amino-acid sequence MTDYAQQLQAIGDTARALLSQTFTAREQALTLCREVVQKSALAIRSAHRQHYEEARRHLAQAQERLQRIDGLLHAHPDVYYAGFVEDAQKEFAEASVVVAVLTGMPIPHFADLKVGVAPYLNGLGEAVGELRRAVMDALRQGDMERCQALLEVMDDIYALLITVDFPDGMTGGLRRTTDATRAILERTQGDVALAQRMHALERHLSRLEGGVGEG
- a CDS encoding zinc ribbon domain-containing protein — encoded protein: MPLYDYRCGQCQRVTTLFTRSVFQQVEPVCAHCGGKDMRRMVSPFAYHKSIQTIHEESGPPSQFPTLDYYKDPRNIGRYVEEKFKEYGMELPKSVKEQIQAAREGEVPKELGL
- a CDS encoding CoA ester lyase, which produces MPRTPVPIRVERSFLSVPGSNWGMIQKAVASEADAVYLDLEDAVAPNQKEASRPLVVRALRELDWGRKVRCVRINGLDTPWAYRDLVEVVESAGDRLDCIVLPKTNRPEDVAFVDILLTQIELAKGFTRRIGIEAQIETAQGLANIHAIATASERLEALVFGPGDYAASVQMPLTAIGEPDEADALYPGHRWHYAMHRIVVAARAAGLRALDGPYAAHRDTEGFRKACRIARSLGFDGKWCIHPLQVPIANEVFSPPRQEIEWAVRVVQEYERATAQGQGAITIDGRMIDAASVRMAQATVQKARLAGLL
- a CDS encoding zinc ribbon domain-containing protein, whose product is MPIYEYRCRDCQRKSTFFFRSFAAVSEASSLHCEHCGSPSLQRLFSPVAVHRSWGSSLDASFPGEEMLNEADEDNPEAMEEWGRKIKGALTEGEDTELDEWERAELGLEPEEPGEGDTEGEEDEE
- a CDS encoding P1 family peptidase, giving the protein MSHPPNPSYGALTDVPGVLVGHWTDPQNATGCTVVLVPKGAVGGVEVRGSAPGTRETDLLRPTALVQQVHAVVLSGGSAFGLATADGVMRWLEERGIGFRLGTAVVPIVPAAILFDLLLAGPHKARPGPEAGYQACQGATAGPVAEGSVGAGTGATVGKILGMARATKGGIGTASLHLGQGIVVAALVAVNAVGDVVDPHTGRILAGPRREDGKGFHSTVELLLQGVVPPRSPQTNTTIGIVATNARLTKEQVNKLAVYAQDGLALAIRPCHTMRDGDCMFALATGEATASIDLDRLGVGAVQVVAEAVVRAVLKATPLAGIPAAREVLPDLPQV